The Monomorium pharaonis isolate MP-MQ-018 chromosome 5, ASM1337386v2, whole genome shotgun sequence genome segment TCATGGCGAATCGGGGTACGGCCCAGAGGCCGAATGGAGCGACACAAGGAAAAATTTGTCagtttaaattagttttactTGGTGAGTCGGCAGTTGGAAAATCGAGCCTTGTTTTAAGGTTTGTCAAAGGACAGTTCCACGAGTACCAGGAGAGTACAATTGGCGGTAAGAACACTTCTGTGCAATTGGTCtttagtactttttttaaaatgttgattgTACCATTACTTACCTCGAATCTCGTTATTCCAGCTGCATTTCTAACACAAACCGTATGTTTGGACGACACAACTGTAAAATTCGAAATCTGGGATACCGCGGGGCAAGAACGTTATCATAGTCTTGCGCCGATGTATTATCGTGGTGCACAGGCAGCCATTGTCGTGTACGACATAACAAATCAGGTAGGTTACTTGTTGGCGTTTTGTGCGAATGGTTAAATGATAagaatgtttataacaaaattgaatCATCAAACCACAGCATAATCGATATGTATACTTATTTTACCAGGATACATTCTCGCGTGCCCAAACATGGGTAAAGGAATTGCAGCGCCAAGCCAGTCCAAGCATAGTAATAGCATTAGCTGGAAACAAGGCAGATTTGGCAAATAAGAGAGTCGTCGAGTTCGATGAAGCTCAAACGTATGCGGACGAAAATGGCCTTCTTTTCATGGAAACATCTGCTAAGACCGCAATGAATGTCAATGACATATTCCTTGCAATTGGTGAGttgtatatacttttatttctttgttaaaatttatatattattacgaataactgtaaaaattaatctgtAAAAGTAACATTGGTATTTTTgagttacataaatatgtattattagtTGAGCTTTAAACACTTTAAATTTCtcgttttatttgataatataagtaaGCAATGAGCAATGTTATTCCATCTTATATTACGCATTATCAATAATCAAAATGCATGGTGATTGTAACTTTATATCTGTTGATTATACGTTATATCGAAtagcaaaaaaataacattttttttttaatgttaacttttaaaagatattggTACAATTTTGCTATAGCGAATAtagagataattattttacagctAAAAAGCTTCCTAAAAATGAACAATCAGGAAGCGCAAGTACGAGTGGTCAAGGCCGTCGACTAGTCGATTCAGATGGGCAAAAAGCAGCAACCGGCAATTGCTGCAAGTGATTATCTAAATCCGTATGTGTCTCACAATATATTcgtatctatatttttacattacatttgaatatatattatctttaaaattaattaaattgatgagAGACATTATTCTACTGATGAGAGAAATCTGATGAGAGATATATGCCTAATGAATATGTTACAAATCAAACATGTTCAATGTAACAACATgttcacatatttttataaagattagaatatataatgaaaCGAAAGTGCGACCAAAAAAGAAGAACGGGGAAAACGGGAATATATCAGTTTGATATTGCATAGAATAGACACATCTGcactttaaaatgcttttagcagatttttgtattagcattataataataataatgggaTATCTGAGTAGTCATGCAGTTTTCATagagtatattatatttcttgttatgtttatattttttatagcgtataattttttctctcgaCTTTGccttctttattatttactaaagCAGTAAAGATAAAAGGCAGGCTGGAAATATATAgacaaaaagataaagagtCTGAATTGAAAGTAGgatcacacacacaccacacgcgcgcgcgcgcgcgcgcacgcacacacacacacacacacacacacacacaaaagattgttaaatttataatatatgcaggatataaatgtaatattgctgtATAATATTTAGCTAAACATTGACGATTCCTTGTAATTAAAAGATGGTTCACACACAATTGTATGTAAAAAGATTCCAAATTTTATGatgtttttatgttaataatgtgTATCTACACTTATTTCtcagagaatttttttagcaGTATATGTTCAAACTCTGTTTAATACATATCAGTTTCAATATAAACATCTAATATAACAATTCTACATactcttaaaataattctttagccaaaatcttattattttattgaatcgtCGCATTCGAAGGATATTACACGGCTGCTATTAATCGATCTTTTAATAgcaaatctttaatatttcttttatgtatTTCTATTAAGTTGAAATAGCATTTATGCATTACTGTGACAGCTTTATTAAAGTCAGAGTTTCGTCATTTgcacataaaaattgtaatgtgtgtgtCTAAAagcataatattcttttattagtttcctcttattttattatatattcctgattatataattcaaGTGCATTCTGTTCAAAATTTCGTGGAAAAGAAGTTATGTAATATAAGGCACTAGATATCCCCCTTAGACACATTGTAGTGTTTACATGacactatatatttatagatattaaaaatttgtaaagatttCATTTCTTGTCAGAGGACACTAATTTCTGACTGATAAAGGTGCTACAAGAATATACGTGCATGATATCCGTATTGTGGAAatgtttcttataatttacgaTAATGCTCCTCATTTTCATGTGCAATGATTCGTATCATTGGATTGTatatctgaaatattattttgtaataataatattataataatgataataataataataggtaaaactgtttaaaaaattgttatgaaaaaaattctcagGGTGCAATCCTTGTCTTCAATTTCTCAATATTGTTGTAtcctaattatatatttattcttatttctattttaaaatgagaTATGATTCTATCTAGATATATTCTGTTAAAACCACACAGGTAGGTTCTATTTATTCCTGTATAGagaagtttttaatatttaccagacaaaaatgttttgcagTACAATCTTGTGCATTGTAGATATTCAACAATTGTAATACAGTACGTTATGGAATGTCGTACATTGTGACTCATTCTCCTTATCATTTACGTACATGTAATAGAAAagatgatttttatattatgtttgtaAGCTGTCTACTTTGCattacatttcaaaataattacgcgCTATTAGAACAATTATTTACTACCGTTTTATTTCTACAGaggaaattatttgtttctcagagatattcttaattaaattaggtAAGTTGCaagtaaattgttaattacccGAGAAAATTTACATCACAACGTTGACACAATTTTGTATTGTTCTGacgttttatacattttttaattaaactaaattgcTCTTGATGTtactttcaattatattaaatatgcgtTTATACGTATTTAGAATAATGTTGCAGTAGACGTGCTATCTATTTCTGATTACAGATATGTACTATAATCTACAAAGTAAAGTACACCACGAGTGTGCTACAATGAATTTGAGAGGAAGACACACAACAGAGGGAAAAATACAGAGTGGAAAGTGAACCGAGTGTGGGACATTCGCAAAACATTTTGCTCGAGTGATTTGATTAAGAGTCTGCGTCTTAATGTAATCGACGATATATCATCTATTTTGAGTATCAGATCTATTAAGAGGTGGTAAAAAAGAAAGCTCCCATTTGTAATTCTAGTAGTGTAATGGGCGGTGTtcgttataaatatataaatatatatatatatatatatacattatatattataaatcatataagtaaatatgatttatatatgtaataagtatataaatgctaatgataataaataataataataataataataataatataatacaccGTTAATATTACCGTAAATACTGGTAAAGTAACAGTACATTTAAAACATGCAATGTCTAATGAATTTTTGGCACGCGGAGATCTTGTAAGATAGGAGAGGCTATTCCTGCTGCTATTACTATGTATTTCCTTTCTTAGTTGTAACACATATAACAATTTCTTGctctaaaatatattgtatattaattttattgacaactcataatgaattataaatgattacacaaaaagaataaacttgTGAATATTATGACGGCTCTTGATAAttgtcttattatttattataattattatgaacCGGAACTCTGAGAAAACAGATCTATACAGAAAAATTAGACGATTTATTGGTTTTTTTCTAAAGATAGTcgatcttttttgtttatatgaatttacttatatattcaCTCGATAATATACTTTTCGGTCTTCAATAAGCATACTACCAAccaaattatctaaataatctCTTATGAAATACTAAAatagttgaatataatattgaaatgaaTGTGTGTAACAGCGAGTCTGATAAAACGACTGCGATAATAGATATAGAATGCAAGTCTCTATCTGAGTGCACTACTTCGGATgacacaataattttatctaagaAAGTATGTTCCGCATCCAAGTTGGAAAGTAATGCAAATTATGATGACGTATGTGAACCTTGGAAATTCCACAGTGTACCACCATTGCATAGTCAATACGATCATTTGTCTTTTAAATTGATAACGACCGAAGATGtgacttatataaaaaagcaaGGAGATCGAAAGTCAATTCTGCTATTTTTTGGTAAAACTTTGaactttgattaaattattagggTGGccaataatataactttacaaaCAATGGATAcctattataatttgttgcaTCACAATGgattacattttcaaattatacacaataaatatgcatttttttcagaggaaaatattttatccgaTTTACCATATAAAAAGGAGAACAAAAAGATACTTGTAAAACTTCTATGGCAAACtttcaagttttttatgtaatgtttattcgtatttttaattaaatggaaCATCTTTgctttacatattaaaattatgtttatattgcaacaaataaaatctttctttttacttaCGATTTACATGATAGCTTACAATGGAGAAACAATTGCTTACAATTGGAGAAatggtattatttttatattttagggAAAATCTGTTTACTGATGAACAAATTACGACagttatgaaattaatacttttaactcataatttttttattgcaaactATTGGAACACAGCTGAAGAAacgtacaaatattttttcgaacGCGTTCTCGAATGTACCGTTatggtaaatatattaattaaatattttaattttgcatgaaatagctttatttttcatattcaaaaattttaggaTCCACCAAAATGCGCAGAAATATTTACACCTAATCAAGCTGAAAcaatacttgaattttttcGCAAAGTATATTTGGAAAATCTCGTATTATTGCATATCGTTTGTATGACTCATCACTGTATCGTTATACGATTGGATGACAGAAATGAATGAACAATGATATTCGCACACGTTacacaaaaaacatttatttatatagaaagaagTACATTTGACAATATATATCCATATAAGAAATTACATTTACGATTATAAAAGAAGACGCAGCACGAACTCTACCGTAAATCGCATTACAAATTTCTACGTTCCGTATTCAAACGCATCAAACATCTACTTTCACCGTTTTTTCAGTCTTCATCAAAGTGaatcctttatttttcttcatttgCTTGTAGAAGATGATTGATAACCATAATCACGGTTCTCTTCTAATGAAGTGTCAGATTCTGttccgttttttaaattttcattccaCCATTGATTGTTCTTCCGAACTTCATTTATTAAGTGTTCCATTTTAGGAAACCACCATGAGTTGCCGCATGTTGATGTACGTCGACCAATTTTGGTTggtttaattgaatatttctaaagaCACGagcatataaaacaattaaatattaaacaatattttctttttgtttttaacaggTACCAACCTTGCGTAAATCTGTATGATTTAAATTCGAAATTAAATCTGTGTCCGTGATCTGATACGGTGCAATTGATGGTGATATATAACCATTTATGTGCGCTTTTTTAAAacctctatttaacttttGCGTTCTTTTCAGTTTTTGTGTCAATAGATTATTTCGTTTCATTTTcctgattttaattaacagagctctaaaaataatttgtattaaaatagatataaaaaaagcattcttgattttagttaattacgaaaaacatatttcgagttatcaaatatattgtgTACTTTTTCTCGAATGCAAGTTGCATTATAAGCTGTTGcttattttccaaatttttcgcTAGAGTTTCATTATACTTTTTCTGTTGCTCCATACAATCACGAATGCACGAAACTATGTATTGAGATTCTTTGCAAAGTTCTGATCTACTGATAGCTGTTTCAGTTAAATCAGCCGACATGTATGTCAGAGAGCGGTCCTTCAAGTGACATTCCTTTTTCAACTCGAGCAAAGATTTCCGCATATCTTGTAACTAATTAACATAACAGCTTAGAATTAagagttataataaaattataataaacttatatatttagaattgattatatatagcTTATTGATTATGATTGTGCTTAATGCAGTAATgcagaaaattaagaaatgtttaaaagatAGGAAGGAGTACCTCAGTTAAGTACgtagaattattttgttcaaGTGAAACTTTTTGTCGGTCAAGATGGTAATTCTCTTTCATGTATTCCTGTAACTGTTGAATCAAGTCACGGTTTATATTTTcagctttcattaatttatctttttctctctcaagCTAGAAATAACAATCACACATTTATGCTGATTCACttcaagagaaaattattgtgtaataattatcaagtatataacatacatCTTGACGTATGCTGTTCAAACAA includes the following:
- the LOC105832744 gene encoding ras-related protein Rab-5C, producing the protein MANRGTAQRPNGATQGKICQFKLVLLGESAVGKSSLVLRFVKGQFHEYQESTIGAAFLTQTVCLDDTTVKFEIWDTAGQERYHSLAPMYYRGAQAAIVVYDITNQDTFSRAQTWVKELQRQASPSIVIALAGNKADLANKRVVEFDEAQTYADENGLLFMETSAKTAMNVNDIFLAIAKKLPKNEQSGSASTSGQGRRLVDSDGQKAATGNCCK